One window of the Hyperolius riggenbachi isolate aHypRig1 chromosome 5, aHypRig1.pri, whole genome shotgun sequence genome contains the following:
- the ZNF804B gene encoding zinc finger protein 804B isoform X2, whose protein sequence is MTEGYAEKGKSIANALEDLKANFYCELCDKQYHKHQEFDNHINSYDHAHKQRLKELKQREYARNVASKSWKDEKKQEKALKRLHQLAELRKQTDGSADDGPLFKAPRLKGPQEDTTTNKDERTASVRCAIVCSRDAFTSLAEESKQDVPNEQDMQKSSGCCFPGNQTQPPPSNGSSVNSRAGVSFCFSKKALLKLDSSASVFNESIEEANESSQFLHHKEKQMPVSFRHHVHVSETAAESNACSQPDETDAAPPDGTAENIEKFKDDKGSLENTKELSKIAQSNATLEMQSLDSTCTDQQSPKEVNVTSETELPCKAPTEVHSQAESSVQETCSNKHTVADAILIEHLSNLLSQKSVAAQQIGNSNEGNSTASNDALQNATESIEHSSSESLNTNNQAKPLSFLSVLSKDGNTILQWPTELVSYTKTQPSISYACNPLYFDFKCSQKNKSRTSKEKDANNVGCKNDSINRTSGTNAEKGTGSETDDQLPKRERLNLEGLAKKEPEPSKNYGATTETEHKAQYSHLQEHRPQSSSYFNSLHSCVVRESRFLRKQKILSHGLHDNTKIIPNYSSTAKSSEGDLKRKRFVHEEPQDFKDKWYNKSKTRKRKRHHEKLFSPDNSDSSRDSESDSSSSMSTKSSFSQQSSSSSSMSSSSTCRHEDTASTRSTCEASSENRCYTDREHKSDASLESDCPSEAATKPICRCRNDKHKTSDISRSGALEHYVCSRCHGLKTQRDVETDQTVDRSHSVQINSSENFPSKTSSSDKSIASSPLLKSPQSTEDVKDYTEKECLYKDHFQNIPLAMNCKSSPSENDVQHELLKQTLVSHLPENGLSTKQSKDNNTEHGVQLSNNPQNYFDISLPLADPIEITLPLHDATKPVTGNGAESLIANLVNNIESKGLGHRHLTTQYKDSLGDIQQINTECRTEVPFGEAPGQFVSQVQTFMQNPDPVHLNFPYGWPSLRHPGEIDSPDAKEHQKRPGHPDINMRPGPVDGNFKCCYESTMQDLRKMDNNRWLHHKPSPPLAQQPVTFAPDEVDKYKLLQLQAQQHMQKQLLTKHFKALPTNGSPVFSSAPPVQPVAVQHQPSITTIHHAFMQRYAVTSPVHPHVGHFPLPHLNSLPPSQFPSISLPSLPPALFTAHPQLIAAGHPLAHPLHLVSAASIHPAHLTIQAIPHGTLIPTLLAPHPSTGMHPTLQLHPLIHPLFQGQDFHHLTGPNHPH, encoded by the exons AGATTAAAGGAGTTAAAGCAAAGAGAATACGCTCGGAATGTAGCTTCGAAGTCCTGGAAAGATGAAAAAAAGCAGGAGAAGGCACTTAAACGTCTCCACCAACTCGCGGAGCTACGCAAGCAAACCGACGG ATCTGCTGATGATGGGCCACTCTTTAAAGCCCCCAGACTGAAAGGCCCACAAGAAGATACAACGACAAATAAAGACGAGAGAACAGCCAGCGTGAGATGTGCTATCGTGTGCAGCAGAGATGCCTTCACCAGCCTCGCGGAAGAGTCTAAACAAGACGTTCCCAATGAGCAAGATATGCAGAAGAGCAGCGGTTGCTGCTTTCCGGGAAATCAAACCCAACCACCTCCCTCCAACGGCAGCAGTGTCAACAGCAGAGCAGGAGTCTCCTTCTGCTTCTCAAAGAAAGCGTTGCTTAAGCTGGATTCCTCAGCCTCCGTTTTCAATGAGAGCATCGAAGAGGCAAACGAAAGCAGCCAATTCCTCCACCACAAAGAGAAGCAAATGCCTGTAAGTTTTAGACACCACGTACACGTCAGCGAAACAGCGGCGGAAAGCAATGCCTGCTCTCAGCCAGATGAAACAGACGCAGCCCCGCCAGACGGCACGGCTGAAAACATTGAGAAGTTTAAAGATGACAAAGGCAGCCTGGAAAACACAAAGGAACTGAGCAAGATTGCCCAATCAAACGCAACACTTGAAATGCAATCTCTAGATTCCACTTGCACAGATCAACAGAGTCCAAAAGAAGTTAATGTGACTTCAGAGACTGAGCTTCCTTGCAAAGCTCCAACCGAGGTCCACAGCCAAGCTGAGAGCTCGGTACAAGAGACTTGTTCCAACAAGCACACCGTAGCGGATGCAATACTAATCGAGCATTTGTCCAATTTACTGTCTCAAAAAAGTGTCGCGGCACAGCAAATCGGGAACTCAAATGAAGGAAACTCAACAGCGTCTAATGATGCTCTTCAAAATGCCACTGAATCCATAGAGCACTCATCAAGCGAATCTTTAAATACCAATAATCAAGCCAAACCACTATCTTTTCTTAGTGTTTTGAGCAAAGATGGCAATACGATCCTCCAGTGGCCCACAGAACTTGTTTCATATACGAAAACCCAGCCTTCGATCTCGTATGCTTGCAACCCCCTCTACTTCGATTTCAAATGTtctcaaaaaaataaatcaaggACATCAAAAGAAAAAGATGCAAACAATGTTGGGTGTAAGAATGATTCTATTAACAGAACCTCAGGTACCAATGCAGAGAAGGGCACGGGGAGTGAAACAGATGACCAGTTGCCAAAGAGGGAAAGACTTAACTTGGAAGGTTTGGCAAAAAAAGAGCCTGAACCTTCTAAAAATTATGGAGCCACCACAGAGACTGAGCACAAAGCCCAGTACAGTCATCTGCAAGAACACAGACCTCAGAGTTCCTCCTATTTTAATAGTCTACACAGTTGTGTTGTTAGGGAAAGCCGTTTTTTGAGAAAGCAGAAGATCCTGTCTCATGGACTGCATGATAATACAAAAATAATTCCAAACTACAGCAGCACGGCCAAAAGTTCTGAAGGGGATCTGAAAAGAAAGAGGTTTGTTCATGAAGAACCACAGGACTTCAAGGACAAGTGGTACAATAAATCCAAGACGAGAAAACGAAAGCGTCACCATGAAAAGTTATTTTCTCCAGATAACAGTGATAGTAGTAGAGATTCTGAAAGCGATTCAAGTTCAAGCATGTCTACAAAATCATCTTTTTCGCAGCAGTCCTCTTCTAGTTCTTCCATGAGCAGCAGTTCAACCTGTAGGCATGAAGATACGGCCAGCACACGATCAACTTGTGAAGCTTCTTCAGAAAACAGATGCTATACAGACAGAGAGCACAAGAGTGATGCCTCTTTGGAAAGTGACTGTCCTTCCGAAGCAGCAACAAAACCGATATGTAGATGCAGAAATGACAAGCACAAAACATCGGACATATCAAGAAGTGGAGCTTTGGAACATTATGTCTGTTCTAGGTGCCATGGCTTGAAGACACAGAGGGACGTAGAGACAGATCAGACTGTAGATAGATCACATTCAGTACAAATTAACAGCAGTGAGAACTTTCCTAGCAAAACATCTTCCTCAGACAAATCCATTGCTTCATCACCCCTCCTCAAAAGTCCACAAAGTACAGAAGATGTTAAAGATTATACTGAAAAAGAGTGCTTATATAAAGATCATTTCCAAAATATACCTCTTGCTATGAACTGTAAAAGCAGTCCTTCAGAGAATGATGTACAACATGAATTGCTGAAACAGACATTGGTTTCACATTTGCCAGAGAATGGACTTTCTACAAAACAATCAAAAGACAATAACACAGAGCATGGTGTACAATTAAGTAATAACCCTCAGAATTATTTTGATATAAGCCTCCCTTTAGCAGATCCCATAGAGATAACCCTACCTTTGCATGATGCTACCAAACCTGTAACCGGTAATGGTGCAGAATCCCTAATTGCAAACTTGGTGAATAATATTGAATCCAAAGGCCTAGGACATAGACATTTAACcacacagtataaagactctttgGGTgacatacaacaaataaatacagAGTGCAGGACAGAGGTTCCTTTTGGGGAAGCACCAGGACAGTTTGTCAGCCAAGTACAAACATTTATGCAAAACCCTGACCCAGTTCACCTTAACTTTCCCTATGGGTGGCCCTCCCTCAGACACCCTGGTGAAATTGACTCACCTGACGCCAAAGAACACCAAAAGAGACCGGGCCATCCGGATATAAATATGAGGCCGGGTCCTGTTGATGGTAATTTTAAATGCTGTTACGAGAGTACTATGCAGGACTTAAGAAAAATGGACAACAACCGATGGTTGCATCATAAGCCGTCTCCTCCACTAGCACAACAACCCGTAACGTTTGCACCTGATGAGGTTGATAAGTATAAACTATTACAACTTCAGGCACAACAGCATATGCAGAAGCAGTTACTGACAAAGCATTTCAAAGCTTTGCCAACAAATGGATCCCCCGTCTTCTCCAGTGCTCCACCCGTCCAACCGGTAGCTGTCCAACACCAGCCGTCCATCACCACCATACACCATGCTTTCATGCAGCGGTATGCTGTCACATCTCCCGTGCATCCCCATGTTGGTCATTTCCCATTGCCACATTTGAACTCATTGCCTCCATCCCAGTTCCCATCCATCAGTCTTCCCTCTTTACCGCCAGCCTTGTTCACGGCACACCCTCAACTCATTGCCGCCGGTCATCCTTTGGCACACCCATTGCATCTAGTCTCAGCAGCTTCCATCCACCCAGCCCACTTGACTATCCAAGCCATTCCACATGGCACCCTCATCCCAACCCTCTTAGCACCCCACCCCAGCACAGGAATGCACCCTACGTTACAACTGCACCCTTTGATCCACCCGTTGTTCCAAGGACAAGACTTTCATCACCTCACCGGACCTAATCACCCTCATTAA
- the ZNF804B gene encoding zinc finger protein 804B isoform X1: MACYYLVISSTHLSNGHFRSIKGVFRGPLCKTGTTLTGYAEKGKSIANALEDLKANFYCELCDKQYHKHQEFDNHINSYDHAHKQRLKELKQREYARNVASKSWKDEKKQEKALKRLHQLAELRKQTDGSADDGPLFKAPRLKGPQEDTTTNKDERTASVRCAIVCSRDAFTSLAEESKQDVPNEQDMQKSSGCCFPGNQTQPPPSNGSSVNSRAGVSFCFSKKALLKLDSSASVFNESIEEANESSQFLHHKEKQMPVSFRHHVHVSETAAESNACSQPDETDAAPPDGTAENIEKFKDDKGSLENTKELSKIAQSNATLEMQSLDSTCTDQQSPKEVNVTSETELPCKAPTEVHSQAESSVQETCSNKHTVADAILIEHLSNLLSQKSVAAQQIGNSNEGNSTASNDALQNATESIEHSSSESLNTNNQAKPLSFLSVLSKDGNTILQWPTELVSYTKTQPSISYACNPLYFDFKCSQKNKSRTSKEKDANNVGCKNDSINRTSGTNAEKGTGSETDDQLPKRERLNLEGLAKKEPEPSKNYGATTETEHKAQYSHLQEHRPQSSSYFNSLHSCVVRESRFLRKQKILSHGLHDNTKIIPNYSSTAKSSEGDLKRKRFVHEEPQDFKDKWYNKSKTRKRKRHHEKLFSPDNSDSSRDSESDSSSSMSTKSSFSQQSSSSSSMSSSSTCRHEDTASTRSTCEASSENRCYTDREHKSDASLESDCPSEAATKPICRCRNDKHKTSDISRSGALEHYVCSRCHGLKTQRDVETDQTVDRSHSVQINSSENFPSKTSSSDKSIASSPLLKSPQSTEDVKDYTEKECLYKDHFQNIPLAMNCKSSPSENDVQHELLKQTLVSHLPENGLSTKQSKDNNTEHGVQLSNNPQNYFDISLPLADPIEITLPLHDATKPVTGNGAESLIANLVNNIESKGLGHRHLTTQYKDSLGDIQQINTECRTEVPFGEAPGQFVSQVQTFMQNPDPVHLNFPYGWPSLRHPGEIDSPDAKEHQKRPGHPDINMRPGPVDGNFKCCYESTMQDLRKMDNNRWLHHKPSPPLAQQPVTFAPDEVDKYKLLQLQAQQHMQKQLLTKHFKALPTNGSPVFSSAPPVQPVAVQHQPSITTIHHAFMQRYAVTSPVHPHVGHFPLPHLNSLPPSQFPSISLPSLPPALFTAHPQLIAAGHPLAHPLHLVSAASIHPAHLTIQAIPHGTLIPTLLAPHPSTGMHPTLQLHPLIHPLFQGQDFHHLTGPNHPH; encoded by the exons AGATTAAAGGAGTTAAAGCAAAGAGAATACGCTCGGAATGTAGCTTCGAAGTCCTGGAAAGATGAAAAAAAGCAGGAGAAGGCACTTAAACGTCTCCACCAACTCGCGGAGCTACGCAAGCAAACCGACGG ATCTGCTGATGATGGGCCACTCTTTAAAGCCCCCAGACTGAAAGGCCCACAAGAAGATACAACGACAAATAAAGACGAGAGAACAGCCAGCGTGAGATGTGCTATCGTGTGCAGCAGAGATGCCTTCACCAGCCTCGCGGAAGAGTCTAAACAAGACGTTCCCAATGAGCAAGATATGCAGAAGAGCAGCGGTTGCTGCTTTCCGGGAAATCAAACCCAACCACCTCCCTCCAACGGCAGCAGTGTCAACAGCAGAGCAGGAGTCTCCTTCTGCTTCTCAAAGAAAGCGTTGCTTAAGCTGGATTCCTCAGCCTCCGTTTTCAATGAGAGCATCGAAGAGGCAAACGAAAGCAGCCAATTCCTCCACCACAAAGAGAAGCAAATGCCTGTAAGTTTTAGACACCACGTACACGTCAGCGAAACAGCGGCGGAAAGCAATGCCTGCTCTCAGCCAGATGAAACAGACGCAGCCCCGCCAGACGGCACGGCTGAAAACATTGAGAAGTTTAAAGATGACAAAGGCAGCCTGGAAAACACAAAGGAACTGAGCAAGATTGCCCAATCAAACGCAACACTTGAAATGCAATCTCTAGATTCCACTTGCACAGATCAACAGAGTCCAAAAGAAGTTAATGTGACTTCAGAGACTGAGCTTCCTTGCAAAGCTCCAACCGAGGTCCACAGCCAAGCTGAGAGCTCGGTACAAGAGACTTGTTCCAACAAGCACACCGTAGCGGATGCAATACTAATCGAGCATTTGTCCAATTTACTGTCTCAAAAAAGTGTCGCGGCACAGCAAATCGGGAACTCAAATGAAGGAAACTCAACAGCGTCTAATGATGCTCTTCAAAATGCCACTGAATCCATAGAGCACTCATCAAGCGAATCTTTAAATACCAATAATCAAGCCAAACCACTATCTTTTCTTAGTGTTTTGAGCAAAGATGGCAATACGATCCTCCAGTGGCCCACAGAACTTGTTTCATATACGAAAACCCAGCCTTCGATCTCGTATGCTTGCAACCCCCTCTACTTCGATTTCAAATGTtctcaaaaaaataaatcaaggACATCAAAAGAAAAAGATGCAAACAATGTTGGGTGTAAGAATGATTCTATTAACAGAACCTCAGGTACCAATGCAGAGAAGGGCACGGGGAGTGAAACAGATGACCAGTTGCCAAAGAGGGAAAGACTTAACTTGGAAGGTTTGGCAAAAAAAGAGCCTGAACCTTCTAAAAATTATGGAGCCACCACAGAGACTGAGCACAAAGCCCAGTACAGTCATCTGCAAGAACACAGACCTCAGAGTTCCTCCTATTTTAATAGTCTACACAGTTGTGTTGTTAGGGAAAGCCGTTTTTTGAGAAAGCAGAAGATCCTGTCTCATGGACTGCATGATAATACAAAAATAATTCCAAACTACAGCAGCACGGCCAAAAGTTCTGAAGGGGATCTGAAAAGAAAGAGGTTTGTTCATGAAGAACCACAGGACTTCAAGGACAAGTGGTACAATAAATCCAAGACGAGAAAACGAAAGCGTCACCATGAAAAGTTATTTTCTCCAGATAACAGTGATAGTAGTAGAGATTCTGAAAGCGATTCAAGTTCAAGCATGTCTACAAAATCATCTTTTTCGCAGCAGTCCTCTTCTAGTTCTTCCATGAGCAGCAGTTCAACCTGTAGGCATGAAGATACGGCCAGCACACGATCAACTTGTGAAGCTTCTTCAGAAAACAGATGCTATACAGACAGAGAGCACAAGAGTGATGCCTCTTTGGAAAGTGACTGTCCTTCCGAAGCAGCAACAAAACCGATATGTAGATGCAGAAATGACAAGCACAAAACATCGGACATATCAAGAAGTGGAGCTTTGGAACATTATGTCTGTTCTAGGTGCCATGGCTTGAAGACACAGAGGGACGTAGAGACAGATCAGACTGTAGATAGATCACATTCAGTACAAATTAACAGCAGTGAGAACTTTCCTAGCAAAACATCTTCCTCAGACAAATCCATTGCTTCATCACCCCTCCTCAAAAGTCCACAAAGTACAGAAGATGTTAAAGATTATACTGAAAAAGAGTGCTTATATAAAGATCATTTCCAAAATATACCTCTTGCTATGAACTGTAAAAGCAGTCCTTCAGAGAATGATGTACAACATGAATTGCTGAAACAGACATTGGTTTCACATTTGCCAGAGAATGGACTTTCTACAAAACAATCAAAAGACAATAACACAGAGCATGGTGTACAATTAAGTAATAACCCTCAGAATTATTTTGATATAAGCCTCCCTTTAGCAGATCCCATAGAGATAACCCTACCTTTGCATGATGCTACCAAACCTGTAACCGGTAATGGTGCAGAATCCCTAATTGCAAACTTGGTGAATAATATTGAATCCAAAGGCCTAGGACATAGACATTTAACcacacagtataaagactctttgGGTgacatacaacaaataaatacagAGTGCAGGACAGAGGTTCCTTTTGGGGAAGCACCAGGACAGTTTGTCAGCCAAGTACAAACATTTATGCAAAACCCTGACCCAGTTCACCTTAACTTTCCCTATGGGTGGCCCTCCCTCAGACACCCTGGTGAAATTGACTCACCTGACGCCAAAGAACACCAAAAGAGACCGGGCCATCCGGATATAAATATGAGGCCGGGTCCTGTTGATGGTAATTTTAAATGCTGTTACGAGAGTACTATGCAGGACTTAAGAAAAATGGACAACAACCGATGGTTGCATCATAAGCCGTCTCCTCCACTAGCACAACAACCCGTAACGTTTGCACCTGATGAGGTTGATAAGTATAAACTATTACAACTTCAGGCACAACAGCATATGCAGAAGCAGTTACTGACAAAGCATTTCAAAGCTTTGCCAACAAATGGATCCCCCGTCTTCTCCAGTGCTCCACCCGTCCAACCGGTAGCTGTCCAACACCAGCCGTCCATCACCACCATACACCATGCTTTCATGCAGCGGTATGCTGTCACATCTCCCGTGCATCCCCATGTTGGTCATTTCCCATTGCCACATTTGAACTCATTGCCTCCATCCCAGTTCCCATCCATCAGTCTTCCCTCTTTACCGCCAGCCTTGTTCACGGCACACCCTCAACTCATTGCCGCCGGTCATCCTTTGGCACACCCATTGCATCTAGTCTCAGCAGCTTCCATCCACCCAGCCCACTTGACTATCCAAGCCATTCCACATGGCACCCTCATCCCAACCCTCTTAGCACCCCACCCCAGCACAGGAATGCACCCTACGTTACAACTGCACCCTTTGATCCACCCGTTGTTCCAAGGACAAGACTTTCATCACCTCACCGGACCTAATCACCCTCATTAA